One Alnus glutinosa chromosome 3, dhAlnGlut1.1, whole genome shotgun sequence genomic region harbors:
- the LOC133863792 gene encoding vacuolar iron transporter homolog 2.1-like has product MAMNDMEQNHCPEVEGNNVDYFQRAQWLRAAVLGANDGLVSVSSLMMGVGSVKEDIKPMLLAGFAGLFAGACSMAIGEFVSVNTQRDIETAQIMRREKAMKNGGENYKEETETEREQLPNPVQAAFASALAFSVGAVLPLLATAFIRGHRLRLSVVIAVATSALIAFGVVGARVGGTPMVKSATRVLVGGWVAMTITFGLTRLIGSKGLQM; this is encoded by the coding sequence ATGGCCATGAATGATATGGAGCAAAATCATTGCCCGGAAGTTGAGGGTAACAATGTTGACTACTTTCAAAGAGCTCAATGGCTTCGAGCTGCTGTATTGGGAGCCAATGATGGGCTTGTTTCTGTTTCATCGTTGATGATGGGTGTTGGGTCTGTCAAAGAAGACATCAAGCCCATGCTCCTTGCTGGTTTTGCGGGGTTATTTGCAGGGGCTTGCAGTATGGCAATAGGGGAGTTTGTCTCCGTTAACACCCAGAGGGACATAGAGACGGCACAGATCATGAGGAGGGAGAAGGCAATGAAAAATGGCGGAGAGAATTATAAGGAAGAAACTGAGACTGAGAGGGAGCAGCTCCCCAATCCAGTTCAGGCTGCTTTTGCATCAGCCCTTGCATTTTCAGTAGGCGCGGTGCTACCATTATTGGCAACTGCGTTTATAAGGGGGCATAGACTGAGGTTGTCTGTGGTGATTGCAGTGGCTACCTCGGCGCTGATTGCTTTTGGAGTTGTAGGAGCGCGTGTCGGGGGGACTCCGATGGTGAAGTCTGCTACCAGGGTGTTGGTCGGAGGATGGGTGGCAATGACGATTACTTTTGGCCTGACCAGATTAATTGGCTCTAAAGGACTGCAGATGTGA